The genome window AATGTTAAAGCAGAAAGGGCTAAGACAGTCCTTGGACATATCTATTTTTTCAACCATAATCATCCAGAAAGGTTGTATTGTGTGTATATCGTGCATATGTATTAATGCATCCTCTACAAAAACACCTGAGATTATGTATAGTCGAAATTGAAAAAGGATGCTGACAAAATGTAAATAGCTCAAGTAAACTACGGGATTAACTGAAGGACTGGAAAACGTCCTTTCTAGGGAAAGGCTCAAATGCAAGACACTTACTTCAACAAGAATATCAGTTctctctagaaaaaaaagagttttacGGCTTTTCACCCCTTGAAAATACACTCACGTTAAAGATGACCCCAATTTTTAGCAGCAAGGACGATCAATTCGTCAATTTAACAGGGGTTATGATGGACTATCAaaatttggtgggttttttaaaaacaaaaaacggAGCACGGAGGGTTTCTTGGAAGGCTGGATGCTACTGAAAGGCGATCAAAACAAGGGGCCGTATCGTGAAGACCAACCACCACAACGCTCCCCCCCCCAATACCCACCACTTGGTAGAGGGAGGTCACCAGGACGCCCAAGGTGGCGAATACTATCCCCAGGACGTTGAACTTCACGTCGTAGTAGGAGTTGAGGAAGACGCCCAGCGTGATGGGGACCTGCGGAGATGGAGAGCGGGGTTTTAGGCGGGGTTGTTGCCCTCGGCGTCGCCCTTCCCCGCTCCCCTCAGCCCCGCCGCCTCCTCACCAGGGTCAGCTTGATCCGCAGGGGGAAGGTCTTGCCGTAAGCCACGCTCTGGATGACCACGATGACCGGCGTGGTCATGGCCTTGGCCAGCTGGTAGGTGCCGATGGTGttgctctgcagggagaggtTGGTGAAGACGACGAAGCCGCAGAAGCTGAGGGCCAGCGGCAGCACCTGCGCGGGCTGGAGGCTCTTGGGGGAGAAGGCGCCGAGCGCCTGGCACAGGTAGAGGCCGAGCCAGGTAATGGCGAAGTGGACTAGGGTGAGGCTGAGGTTGGGGAAGCCCAGCCGCACGTACAGCCACTTGTTCAGGAAGACGATGCAGATGGAGGCGGCCAGGTTCACCAGCAGCCCCGCCGCCAGCCGGCCCTGCGCCGGCAGCCAACCCATGGCTGAGGCTGCCCAGCGGCCGCCAGCGAACCGGCCgggcccgccgcccccgccccgcgggaCACGTGGGCTCGCGCCTTCCGGtggccccgccccccccgcgcggctccgcccgccccgcgcgggaccAGCGCCGGCAGCGCCCCCGGAACGGACGGGGAGCGCGTGCGGGTGTGTGTCCGTCTGTCCGTACGTCCACTCCCTCCCCCGGTAcaccccccagctctgcccagcagcccagcGATGGGCAGAAGCGCTCCGTCCCTCCAAGGTACCTCTCCACAACCGGACTGGGTATTTCCGGCAGTACACACACGAAGATGCAGGTAGACAGGTACAGCACAAACGAAGTTCTTTGTCAGGTGTCAGAAGACACCGACTGGGTGAAGGAGCCAGAGCCCTTGCCTAACTCCACTACAGTCGTGTCCTCTGCACTCTCGCGTTAAGGGAAAGGCAGCTAAATGTTTGTTTACACAGGTAAACAGGGTCAGAACAAGCTTTCTAAATAAACTGCAAAATCTCGGGAGTTTCAACATATGATCATCCTTGCTTTGGTTCAGCAGCATTTTAGCAATTCCACGATGTACGGTAGAACAGCACAAGCTCTGAAGCAAGGCTGCCTTCTCTTCTGAAGGGCTGGATGTAGCCCTGTCTTTTGCTTTTTGGTGTTCCCTTCCTCCAGCCCCAAGtgtttgctttcttctcccCTACTTTCCATGTACACGTTCCTGCAGTCTCACTTTTCTCCTCACTGTACCCATGCAcattcttttcctgccaagtaATGTTTCCGGTCTATGGGCGGCTCTTTTTGGCACATAGCAAAGAGGTTCATACAATCACCATATTTATATAATGACATTTTAGATTagaacaaacaaacattttctctttttgaagcacttttattaggaaaaaaaattatgaaaaagatTGTTTAACAAATAACATCTCTGAAGTTGGTCAGAatttttcaagtttacattGAAATCTGAGAGTTGGAGGTTCCCCCCTAAAAAATCAGAACAATTTGTCCAAGTaatggttttgttggtttgtttttttaatgtaaccAGAATGTCCATGCTCAGAAGTTTTTGTAGATATCTACACGAAAACCTATGACTGAATTTCATATCCCAAAGGATCAAGATCCTGGTCCAGAAGTATCAGAGAAGATTCCCTCAGCTTCTGCAGAAGCTTTCTGAGTTCTTCTTTTGAAAATACctaagaataaataataaaaccccaaacataaTACAGTTATATTTATTTGCCATGAATATAACTGATATTAAAGCAATGGTGGTTAATTAagttactatttttttcccttttatttctttctattcaAGATAGTGTGAGCATCAGGCACTTCCGAATGACCTTTAGTAAGGCACAGGAAGctagcagcagca of Pseudopipra pipra isolate bDixPip1 chromosome 5, bDixPip1.hap1, whole genome shotgun sequence contains these proteins:
- the SLC35E3 gene encoding solute carrier family 35 member E3 isoform X2; the protein is MGWLPAQGRLAAGLLVNLAASICIVFLNKWLYVRLGFPNLSLTLVHFAITWLGLYLCQALGAFSPKSLQPAQVLPLALSFCGFVVFTNLSLQSNTIGTYQLAKAMTTPVIVVIQSVAYGKTFPLRIKLTLVPITLGVFLNSYYDVKFNVLGIVFATLGVLVTSLYQVWVGAKQHELQVNSMQLLYYQAPMSSAMLLFIIPFFEPVFGEGGIFGPWTLSAVRASEQQENL
- the SLC35E3 gene encoding solute carrier family 35 member E3 isoform X1, with amino-acid sequence MGWLPAQGRLAAGLLVNLAASICIVFLNKWLYVRLGFPNLSLTLVHFAITWLGLYLCQALGAFSPKSLQPAQVLPLALSFCGFVVFTNLSLQSNTIGTYQLAKAMTTPVIVVIQSVAYGKTFPLRIKLTLVPITLGVFLNSYYDVKFNVLGIVFATLGVLVTSLYQVWVGAKQHELQVNSMQLLYYQAPMSSAMLLFIIPFFEPVFGEGGIFGPWTLSAVIMVLLSGIIAFMVNLSIYWIIGNTSPVTYNMFGHFKFCITLLGGCLLFKDPLSVNQGLGILCTLFGILAYTHFKLSEQESSKSKLVQRP